Proteins found in one Vicinamibacterales bacterium genomic segment:
- a CDS encoding glycoside hydrolase family 43 protein — protein MSVIRNPILRGFNPDPSIVRVGGDYYIATSTFEWFPGVQIHHSRDLVHWRLLTRPLTRASQLNMLGDPDSCGVWAPCLTHANGLFHLVYTDVKRYGRTSVAGASGATFRDFHNYLVTSSEIEGPWSDPVYLNSSGFDPSLFHDEDGRTHLLNMLWDHRPGANRFAGIVLQEYSPAERRLIGARRNIFRGTAIGLTEAPHLYRRGGYYYLLTAEGGTGWGHAVTMARSHALDGPYELHPDVHVLTARDRPDAALQRAGHADLVETPDGDTYMVYLCGRPLKNRGRCTLGRETAIQKMVWSPDGWLRTERGDGLPQAECAAPDLPPYPFPDAASRVEFDTPRLPLEFQWLRSPSPEELWSLTARPGFLRLYGRESVGSLFRQTLVARRQQAHAFSASTRIEFEPDHFQQMAGLICYYNSAKFHYFYVSRDDTFGKHLRVISAIPDQAQTDAFTAPIPIPSNRPLDLRVEVDEERLLFAYRLGDGGWQWLSQVFDASLLSDEATAPGQPNFTGGFVGMACHDTSGAGLHADFAGFEYRERPFAARPDRDADANPR, from the coding sequence GATTCTCCGCGGCTTCAACCCCGACCCGTCGATCGTGCGCGTCGGCGGCGACTATTACATCGCGACGTCGACGTTCGAATGGTTTCCTGGGGTACAGATTCATCACTCGCGCGATCTGGTGCACTGGCGTCTGCTGACGCGCCCGCTGACCCGGGCGAGCCAGTTGAACATGCTGGGCGACCCGGATTCCTGCGGCGTGTGGGCGCCGTGCCTGACGCACGCCAACGGCCTGTTTCATCTCGTCTACACCGACGTGAAGCGGTACGGGCGGACGTCGGTGGCCGGCGCGAGCGGCGCGACGTTCCGCGATTTCCACAACTATCTCGTGACCAGTTCCGAGATCGAGGGGCCGTGGTCCGATCCGGTGTACTTGAACAGCAGCGGCTTCGACCCGTCGCTGTTCCACGACGAGGACGGCCGCACCCATCTCCTCAACATGCTCTGGGACCATCGTCCGGGCGCGAACCGGTTCGCCGGCATCGTGCTGCAGGAGTACTCGCCGGCCGAACGACGGCTCATCGGCGCGCGGCGAAACATCTTCAGAGGGACGGCGATCGGCCTCACTGAGGCGCCGCATCTATACAGGCGCGGTGGCTACTACTACCTGCTCACCGCCGAAGGGGGCACCGGATGGGGGCACGCCGTGACCATGGCGCGTTCGCACGCGCTCGACGGCCCCTACGAGCTGCACCCCGACGTGCACGTGCTCACCGCGCGTGATCGGCCGGACGCGGCGCTGCAGCGTGCCGGCCACGCCGATCTGGTCGAGACGCCTGACGGCGACACCTACATGGTGTACCTGTGCGGCCGCCCGCTGAAGAACCGCGGCCGCTGTACGCTCGGACGCGAGACGGCGATCCAGAAGATGGTGTGGTCGCCGGACGGCTGGCTTCGCACCGAACGCGGCGACGGTCTGCCGCAGGCCGAGTGCGCGGCGCCCGATCTGCCGCCGTATCCATTCCCCGACGCGGCGTCGCGGGTCGAGTTCGACACGCCGCGCCTGCCCCTCGAATTTCAATGGCTGCGCTCTCCCTCGCCCGAGGAACTCTGGAGCCTGACGGCGCGGCCCGGATTCCTGCGTCTCTACGGCCGCGAGTCGGTGGGCAGCCTGTTCAGGCAGACGCTCGTGGCGCGGCGCCAGCAGGCCCACGCCTTCAGCGCTTCGACGCGGATCGAGTTCGAGCCGGATCACTTCCAGCAGATGGCCGGCCTCATCTGCTACTACAACAGCGCGAAGTTCCACTACTTCTACGTCTCGCGCGACGACACCTTCGGCAAGCATCTCCGCGTGATATCGGCGATCCCGGACCAGGCCCAGACCGACGCGTTCACCGCGCCGATCCCGATCCCGTCGAACCGCCCGCTCGATCTGCGCGTCGAGGTCGACGAGGAACGGCTGCTGTTCGCGTATCGCCTCGGCGACGGCGGGTGGCAGTGGTTGTCGCAGGTGTTCGACGCCAGCCTGCTGTCGGACGAAGCAACCGCGCCGGGCCAGCCGAACTTCACCGGCGGGTTCGTCGGCATGGCATGCCACGACACGAGTGGCGCCGGCCTGCACGCCGATTTCGCCGGCTTCGAGTACCGGGAGCGCCCATTCGCGGCTCGGCCGGATCGTGACGCCGACGCTAATCCGCGGTGA
- a CDS encoding glycosyltransferase family 39 protein, giving the protein MNRDDRRWLLILAASFVVALAVSWQRWVNPLIDSGREMNQPLRLAAGERLYVDVGHIYGPLSPYLHAALYRLFGPSLGILYADGIFTAAIIIVLVYALARRILDPAAAGIAALAVMWLCGFKPAGNYVFPYSYNALHGTVLAIATLALAAAALARPAAWRFALAGATAGVALLAKTEMGIAAITAGVAAAWLSRSHPRAAVARALLVCVAAAIVAGSVYTAIAMRIGWRTLMLDNWLLPLHLPAPLAYFNARLAGVDRPLVSLGQIAVAAIKLALVAAIVAAVSYLVAGPAITRRRAWAALAGAVVLVMVLALTTGLDWDRGPFMAMPLLLVGLLAWQRRRPSSASPFVSLYALFALVQLFRMLLHVRSGGAYGSFLVPMSVVVFTYVWVETFARALPDAGPRRAARAIVLGLLLASTAGTAGVLAYRYRRADTVTVRTPRGTLLTTPEIGDAWNQTLAFIDARTAAGAPVAVFPEGTSLLFLSGRRNPLREEIVTPGFLDEAGEARAIRAMDASGTRLVLIVNRATREFGAEAFGRDYCQRLMTWVAASFTPCASFGAQDPSLQIGDRRFFVRAYCR; this is encoded by the coding sequence ATGAACAGGGACGATCGCCGTTGGCTGCTGATCCTGGCCGCCTCGTTCGTCGTCGCGCTCGCCGTCTCCTGGCAGCGCTGGGTCAATCCGCTGATCGACAGCGGCCGCGAGATGAACCAGCCGCTCCGTCTCGCGGCGGGCGAACGCCTCTACGTCGACGTCGGCCACATCTACGGCCCGCTCTCGCCGTACCTGCACGCGGCGCTCTACCGATTGTTCGGGCCGTCGCTCGGCATCCTCTACGCCGACGGCATCTTCACCGCGGCGATCATCATCGTGCTCGTCTACGCGCTGGCGCGCCGCATCCTCGACCCGGCGGCGGCCGGCATCGCGGCGCTCGCGGTGATGTGGCTCTGCGGCTTCAAGCCGGCCGGCAACTACGTCTTTCCCTATTCCTACAACGCGCTGCACGGCACCGTGCTCGCAATCGCGACCCTGGCGCTCGCGGCCGCCGCGCTCGCCAGGCCGGCCGCGTGGCGATTCGCGCTGGCCGGGGCCACGGCCGGTGTCGCCCTGCTGGCGAAGACGGAGATGGGCATTGCGGCGATCACCGCGGGGGTCGCGGCGGCGTGGCTGTCGCGCAGTCATCCTCGCGCGGCAGTGGCTCGGGCGCTCCTGGTGTGCGTGGCCGCGGCGATCGTCGCCGGCAGCGTCTATACGGCGATCGCGATGCGGATCGGATGGCGAACGCTGATGCTCGACAACTGGCTGCTGCCGCTTCATCTGCCTGCGCCGCTCGCCTACTTCAATGCGCGACTGGCCGGCGTCGACCGCCCGCTCGTGTCGCTCGGTCAGATAGCGGTGGCGGCGATCAAGCTCGCACTGGTGGCGGCGATCGTCGCCGCGGTCAGCTATCTCGTCGCCGGACCCGCGATTACACGGCGCCGTGCATGGGCGGCGCTGGCCGGCGCGGTCGTGCTGGTGATGGTCCTGGCTCTGACCACCGGCCTCGATTGGGACCGCGGTCCGTTCATGGCGATGCCGCTGCTGCTCGTCGGTCTGCTCGCGTGGCAACGGCGGCGGCCGTCTTCCGCCAGCCCTTTCGTCTCGCTGTATGCGCTGTTCGCGCTGGTGCAGCTTTTCCGCATGCTCCTCCACGTTCGCAGCGGCGGCGCCTACGGCTCGTTCCTGGTGCCGATGTCGGTGGTGGTCTTCACCTACGTGTGGGTGGAGACGTTCGCTCGGGCGCTGCCCGACGCCGGCCCGCGCCGCGCGGCGCGTGCGATCGTCCTCGGACTGCTGCTGGCCAGCACCGCAGGCACGGCGGGCGTCCTCGCCTATCGGTATCGCCGGGCCGACACCGTCACGGTGCGCACGCCGCGAGGGACGCTGCTGACCACGCCCGAGATCGGCGACGCGTGGAACCAGACACTGGCCTTCATCGACGCGCGGACGGCCGCCGGCGCGCCGGTCGCGGTCTTCCCGGAAGGCACGTCCCTGCTGTTTCTCAGCGGCCGCCGCAACCCGCTGCGCGAGGAGATCGTCACGCCGGGATTTCTCGACGAGGCTGGAGAAGCGCGCGCCATCCGCGCTATGGACGCGAGCGGTACCCGTCTGGTGCTCATCGTCAACCGCGCCACGCGCGAGTTCGGGGCCGAGGCGTTCGGCCGCGACTACTGCCAGCGTCTGATGACGTGGGTCGCGGCGAGTTTCACGCCGTGCGCGTCGTTCGGCGCGCAGGATCCGAGCCTGCAGATCGGCGACAGGCGGTTCTTCGTCAGGGCATACTGCCGGTGA